One Streptococcus sp. S1 DNA window includes the following coding sequences:
- a CDS encoding Gp15 family bacteriophage protein yields the protein MKLNEPIQNSFELNGRAYEVDCSFDLVLDVFEMFDNEVMNNLEKMRTAVLMMTDEALDNPEDIVAVWEYIDEHFLKTKKERVVYDRNGNPMPIAKDEENDVRLIDFEVDAQEIYASFVQAYNINLFEAQGRLTWPEFIALLNGMPEGTAVSQLVEIRSWKPSKNDSSEYKAKMRRLQNKYRLDGKEGDE from the coding sequence ATGAAATTAAATGAGCCAATACAAAACTCCTTTGAATTAAACGGGCGCGCCTATGAAGTGGACTGTTCCTTTGATCTGGTGCTAGATGTCTTTGAGATGTTTGACAATGAAGTCATGAACAATCTTGAGAAGATGCGTACAGCGGTTTTAATGATGACGGACGAAGCCTTGGACAATCCAGAGGACATAGTAGCGGTGTGGGAATATATCGACGAGCATTTTTTAAAAACTAAAAAAGAGCGCGTGGTTTATGACCGGAACGGGAACCCTATGCCGATAGCCAAGGACGAAGAAAATGATGTCCGTTTGATTGATTTTGAAGTAGACGCCCAGGAAATTTACGCGAGCTTCGTGCAAGCGTATAATATCAACCTCTTTGAAGCACAAGGCCGGCTAACATGGCCCGAATTTATCGCGCTATTGAACGGTATGCCAGAGGGAACGGCTGTATCTCAATTAGTGGAGATACGGTCTTGGAAACCCTCGAAGAACGATAGTAGCGAGTACAAGGCCAAAATGCGCCGGTTACAAAACAAATATAGATTAGACGGAAAGGAGGGAGATGAATAA
- a CDS encoding putative minor capsid protein, whose protein sequence is MIDKRMLVDTAIIKKRVGIDEWGKETFGGDLYIDPCRFDESTAHVQSQKSGKSKNRTDQFAGVLYIDTDYCNFEIDRSYIDGKLIVDGQEYIIVKITPNRHPINKRILTYEIEVI, encoded by the coding sequence ATGATCGATAAGCGAATGTTAGTTGATACAGCAATCATTAAAAAGCGTGTTGGTATCGACGAGTGGGGAAAAGAAACATTTGGTGGTGATCTATACATTGATCCTTGCCGTTTTGACGAAAGTACCGCTCACGTACAATCACAGAAGTCTGGTAAGAGCAAGAACCGCACGGACCAATTCGCTGGGGTTTTGTATATCGACACAGACTACTGCAATTTTGAAATTGATCGCTCTTATATTGATGGGAAATTGATCGTAGATGGTCAAGAGTACATCATTGTTAAGATCACTCCTAATAGGCATCCGATTAATAAGCGAATACTTACTTATGAAATCGAGGTGATCTAA
- a CDS encoding minor capsid protein has protein sequence MGISINVDLGRINKKFGPNAKKVAEYAIANQAMLDMERFVPLRGGDLRGSGHVSGNQIVYNTVYARAQFYGSSYNKHRSFKFSKYTTPGTGPRWDLKAKGMYGDKWADKGREALGL, from the coding sequence ATGGGGATTAGTATCAATGTCGATTTAGGACGGATTAATAAGAAGTTTGGTCCAAATGCAAAGAAAGTCGCTGAGTATGCTATTGCTAACCAAGCAATGTTGGACATGGAAAGGTTCGTACCTCTCCGTGGCGGTGATCTTCGAGGCTCTGGCCATGTATCTGGCAATCAGATTGTATATAACACAGTCTATGCCAGGGCGCAGTTTTACGGATCGTCCTACAACAAGCATCGTAGCTTTAAGTTTAGCAAGTATACCACTCCTGGTACAGGTCCACGGTGGGACTTGAAAGCCAAAGGAATGTATGGCGATAAATGGGCAGATAAAGGAAGGGAGGCATTAGGACTATGA
- a CDS encoding phage tail spike protein, whose translation MRPILFNKNEQSFDTYGLGELNVTKGTVTRERNGNYTLYAEIPVNDPMVASLEKEMKLKADAGLRTKNQTFEISRIVKDSSNIVKIYGQHISHKLEYMVLRNATAFSGTAYNALAIWKGALIGDLTFDVWSDIQTSNKGMFDISKMENARLALGGVEGSILDLYGGEYEFDNMTIRLHKQLGRTAPTVLEYGRNILSAELDETIESAYTSVLPFATYTPEKPAGDTSDSQPDPVTVTIPENYIDSKYKSLYAHRRIKVVDFSSEFSTDSKKKNIPTADKLRKLATDYMNKNAIGKPKINIKIEYADLAKTLDYADNGWIEELELCDIIPIYYPQIGLTDETAKVTTITYDFVNERNESVEFGDIGTNVRSTMQSGLAGKVDDIAKAQQDFENSLPGYLLNAQGNKVWYNHPDDKEHKIGDIWFEKNGIYDRMYVWNGSMWEKRIDTEDVDKIKKEVDKQLEQARQSTNLEIEKVNAKAQEALVKAGTIPDAGKLSEQIKTLILNSPDLNRKVTESLYQTDSGVIYNKILQNVKTDFISKQVFDGFERSTNTGLADLRNKADNTESAIQRQTVEFNKLTESNKLYERIIGTSETDAPDKLSRLVMSSEIFQTEVGKYVTDDFNLVYDPTNLSKWKKKQSEANVVEVTASTKLLRITNSNKTNSVYHGFALPLNTSTFTQGEKISYRFEAWVDVLPDAPLGIELWSADGGLASDRVYFDKTGIQIITGTMTVNKTTTNSREFPLEFWLMKNGQVAIGKVSLVRGDRPPNKFVDSAAMQGIATQTQVTQLEGSWAVRNLNGNGDVLNSINVLANGTNRIDGRLTHITGQTKIDNAVIKDGMIANLSADKLTAGTIDASQINVINVNASNVLAGTLTGMTVRGGRVEALNGKMNIDLQNSQYNVLSNEATIRRIDDTNSSQFISLKKSGFVAEHFRDSNAALMIFGTNHNKKTPEAHDNASFAGIRLWSGKGNGTTESLTEFIGDRVLIYNNGPNRSPWNFHNNINGKQTYLLPMNENGVKHYIGRGDFFLEAVYSRKVILANGKDVGTYLWDLLGCFGTMMRYGMVTDKAIKNHIQEILNGYGFK comes from the coding sequence ATGAGGCCTATACTATTTAACAAGAATGAGCAGTCATTTGATACATACGGTCTCGGTGAACTTAACGTAACTAAAGGGACTGTAACCCGTGAACGCAACGGGAATTATACGCTATATGCTGAGATTCCTGTGAACGATCCAATGGTAGCAAGTCTTGAGAAAGAAATGAAACTCAAGGCCGATGCAGGTTTAAGGACGAAGAACCAAACCTTTGAAATCTCGCGAATCGTAAAAGATAGCAGTAACATTGTTAAAATTTACGGTCAACATATCAGCCACAAGCTGGAATACATGGTGCTGAGAAATGCTACGGCATTCTCTGGGACAGCATATAACGCACTAGCTATCTGGAAAGGCGCTCTGATCGGTGATCTGACCTTTGACGTCTGGTCTGATATTCAGACCTCTAATAAGGGTATGTTTGATATCTCGAAGATGGAAAATGCCCGTTTGGCATTGGGTGGTGTAGAAGGCTCTATTCTCGATCTGTACGGCGGTGAGTATGAGTTTGATAATATGACTATCAGACTGCACAAACAGCTTGGACGTACTGCTCCAACGGTGCTGGAATATGGTCGTAATATCCTATCTGCTGAATTGGACGAAACGATTGAGAGTGCATATACTAGCGTGTTGCCATTTGCGACTTATACCCCTGAAAAACCAGCGGGTGATACTAGTGATAGTCAACCAGACCCAGTAACCGTAACGATCCCAGAGAATTACATAGATAGTAAATACAAGTCATTATACGCTCATCGTAGAATTAAAGTCGTAGACTTTTCAAGCGAATTTAGCACGGACAGCAAGAAGAAAAACATTCCAACCGCTGATAAGTTGCGAAAACTTGCTACGGACTACATGAATAAGAACGCTATCGGTAAGCCTAAAATCAATATCAAAATTGAGTATGCTGATTTAGCTAAAACGCTAGACTATGCTGATAATGGCTGGATCGAAGAGCTGGAATTGTGTGACATCATCCCTATCTACTATCCACAGATTGGGTTAACGGATGAAACTGCAAAAGTAACTACGATCACTTACGACTTTGTCAACGAGCGAAATGAAAGCGTGGAGTTTGGTGATATCGGTACAAATGTTAGATCGACTATGCAGAGCGGTCTAGCTGGGAAAGTTGATGATATTGCTAAGGCTCAACAAGATTTTGAGAATAGTTTGCCAGGCTATCTTCTAAACGCTCAAGGGAATAAAGTCTGGTATAACCACCCAGACGACAAAGAACACAAGATCGGTGACATCTGGTTTGAGAAGAACGGTATCTATGACCGTATGTACGTCTGGAATGGTTCAATGTGGGAGAAGCGCATTGATACCGAAGATGTTGATAAGATCAAGAAAGAGGTTGATAAGCAGTTAGAGCAAGCTAGACAGTCAACCAATCTTGAAATTGAGAAAGTCAATGCGAAAGCGCAAGAAGCACTAGTAAAAGCTGGTACAATTCCAGATGCTGGGAAGCTGTCAGAGCAGATAAAAACGCTGATTTTAAACAGTCCAGACTTAAATCGTAAAGTCACAGAAAGCCTTTATCAGACAGATAGCGGGGTTATTTATAATAAAATCTTGCAGAATGTCAAAACTGATTTTATATCAAAACAAGTTTTTGACGGATTTGAAAGAAGTACCAATACTGGTCTAGCTGATTTACGAAATAAAGCTGACAATACAGAATCTGCAATCCAAAGGCAAACTGTAGAATTTAACAAGCTAACCGAATCTAACAAACTCTATGAGCGTATCATCGGCACGTCCGAAACAGACGCACCCGATAAGCTATCACGTTTGGTTATGTCTAGCGAGATATTTCAAACAGAAGTCGGCAAGTACGTTACAGATGATTTCAACTTAGTTTACGACCCTACCAATTTAAGTAAATGGAAGAAGAAGCAATCTGAAGCCAATGTCGTTGAAGTTACAGCCTCAACGAAATTATTGAGAATTACCAATTCTAATAAAACTAACAGTGTTTACCATGGTTTTGCGTTACCACTTAACACATCAACGTTTACCCAGGGCGAAAAAATCAGTTATCGTTTTGAAGCATGGGTAGATGTACTGCCAGATGCTCCCCTTGGTATCGAATTATGGTCAGCAGATGGTGGACTTGCGTCTGACCGAGTATACTTTGATAAAACTGGTATACAAATTATCACAGGTACTATGACGGTCAATAAGACGACGACTAACTCGAGAGAATTCCCGCTGGAATTTTGGTTAATGAAGAATGGTCAAGTTGCCATCGGTAAGGTATCTCTTGTTCGTGGGGATAGGCCACCAAACAAGTTTGTAGACAGTGCAGCTATGCAAGGCATTGCTACACAGACGCAAGTCACACAGCTAGAAGGATCATGGGCAGTACGTAATCTCAATGGCAATGGTGATGTACTCAACTCAATCAACGTCCTCGCTAATGGCACCAACCGAATAGACGGACGATTAACACACATCACTGGTCAGACCAAGATTGATAATGCAGTTATCAAGGACGGTATGATAGCAAACCTATCTGCCGATAAACTAACCGCTGGCACGATTGACGCTAGCCAGATTAATGTGATTAACGTTAATGCAAGTAATGTACTAGCTGGTACGCTAACTGGTATGACCGTTCGAGGTGGTCGAGTCGAGGCCTTAAATGGCAAAATGAATATTGACTTGCAGAATAGCCAGTATAACGTTTTGAGCAATGAAGCTACAATCAGACGGATTGATGACACGAACTCGTCTCAATTTATATCGCTCAAAAAGAGTGGGTTTGTTGCTGAACATTTCAGAGACAGCAACGCAGCATTGATGATTTTTGGTACAAACCACAACAAAAAAACCCCAGAAGCACACGATAACGCTAGTTTTGCTGGTATTCGGTTGTGGTCTGGAAAGGGCAATGGAACGACAGAAAGCCTTACAGAATTTATTGGCGACCGTGTACTTATTTATAATAACGGACCAAACCGTAGTCCGTGGAACTTTCATAATAACATCAATGGCAAGCAGACATACCTGCTCCCAATGAACGAGAATGGCGTTAAGCATTACATTGGACGAGGTGACTTCTTTTTAGAAGCGGTTTATTCTCGTAAGGTCATTCTTGCAAACGGCAAAGATGTTGGAACTTATCTCTGGGACTTACTGGGTTGCTTCGGTACGATGATGAGATATGGGATGGTCACAGATAAAGCGATTAAAAACCACATCCAAGAAATTTTAAACGGATACGGATTTAAATAA
- a CDS encoding tape measure protein: MADGKIVIDVQVNGKKLTELSNALKRLESEARRSGQGVKSAGDGIQATGDKALRAGQGFKRAGDRMAEGAKLSETSSNGFRRAGEKIKESSEVASRSGSGFKRAGEKIKESSELAGRSGNGFKQAGEKVKESSDLAQRSGEGFKQASNKIKSASNEASSGGEGFKQAGHKVKASGEEAKGGGAGFKKAGEDAKAGGDKAGQGAKGFEKIKDAIKNFSAGAVAFKAVSSAMNLVSQSMDKAIDRFDTLQRFPKVMKSLGHSSKDVASSTKLLADGIEGLPTTLDTVVATTQKLTSMTGDLKKSTKLTLALNNAFLASGASTEDAARGLQQYSQMLSAGKVDMQSWKTLQETMPYALQKTAESFGFAGASAQKDFYEALRDGKITFDDFSKRLIELNKGTNGFAEMAKKNSEGIKTSFGNIVNAVAKGIANVIAEFDKMSKAVTGKSIAQNLDSIKGAVNDTFKVIISVIRGATPVVKSLVSVLGFLKPILDPLIAVFTGVVSAVLLFKGAMLGLSIIKGIGSLIGTLITSLVSLTSTSLVATGATTGLAGALASLSSGGVFLVVGAIAGLVSWLTQESEASKEAKAKNEEFKRSLDDLHDSVDKGNEAYKDRRNEIQATAEDNERLVKKIDELNAVENKTASQKKELASAAETLNSRIEGLNIQYDKATGTINMTTDAIRKQIEIAKASAEIEAANQKMVENAKKRLEIKDKMKELEKKYQDLIKETDKVEGDGFINSNIRDIAKTGVKKKYNEEVKKLQDDIKKTEESDNELTNTIVKNNEAKAKSTEDASGRIIYNLTTMNEEQKKAVEMMQQEFANLKGEVQNAFQAIEQQTALSADQMTANLQKNIDAVDKWSQNLEILAKRGLDQGLIEQMRKSGPKMANQTQALVDASDEQLGRLNGKWTEAGDKAKEGFLRGIRATGQELPPEIESMVTAIGDEFRKALADAGFEVKAREIPQKVSDGIRSGKGDVQQAASEVTEASKQAFNNLPTEAKYSGSQVSGQYAQGITENQASAEVAVDGLRNASIGALASLFGDGQVKGAELSSGVGAGVAGGVGVVQEAANSLRNSAVVSVAGMSTDGQVKGSDFSSGIASGIDGGQHVAVGAALSLNQAISSKFISFSADGQQYGSQFGSGIGSGIDFSRGVATGASNALKQSVNASVDSLGNDGQRAGSQFGSGVTSGVASHNNAVFSASSNLKSSAHNGMSGGYDGGFNAGTAIGEGMASGIASMAHAVIGAASSIALSAVSSARSTLRINSPSKVFRDQVGRAIPEGMAVGIEKYGYYVDDSMTDLANKTVESGKKYTDGFGFNLPGRGDLVSGLTDTLASRFGYAGGGISNSNVTNNYTLNANGTANDNFFSPENMRRLLRELAYYTNLEGGRMA; this comes from the coding sequence ATGGCAGATGGAAAAATTGTAATTGACGTCCAGGTTAACGGCAAGAAACTGACAGAGTTGTCAAATGCCTTGAAGCGTTTAGAGTCCGAAGCTCGAAGATCGGGCCAGGGAGTCAAAAGTGCCGGAGATGGTATCCAGGCTACTGGTGATAAGGCTCTAAGAGCTGGGCAAGGTTTCAAGCGTGCCGGTGACCGTATGGCCGAGGGTGCGAAGCTATCCGAGACATCAAGTAACGGCTTTCGCCGTGCTGGTGAAAAAATCAAGGAAAGCTCAGAAGTTGCTTCCAGGTCTGGCAGTGGTTTTAAACGGGCTGGTGAAAAGATCAAGGAAAGCTCAGAACTAGCTGGACGATCCGGAAATGGATTTAAACAAGCCGGGGAGAAAGTAAAAGAAAGCTCTGATCTTGCCCAACGGTCTGGCGAGGGTTTTAAACAGGCATCAAATAAAATCAAGTCAGCAAGCAATGAGGCTAGCTCTGGCGGTGAAGGCTTTAAACAAGCCGGGCACAAAGTGAAAGCCTCTGGCGAGGAAGCCAAAGGAGGCGGTGCTGGTTTTAAAAAGGCTGGTGAAGATGCCAAGGCTGGCGGAGATAAAGCCGGTCAAGGTGCTAAAGGCTTTGAAAAAATCAAAGACGCAATCAAAAACTTCTCAGCCGGTGCGGTAGCCTTTAAAGCTGTAAGCTCTGCGATGAACCTTGTAAGCCAGTCAATGGACAAAGCTATTGACCGCTTCGATACCTTGCAACGGTTCCCGAAAGTGATGAAGTCGCTAGGGCACTCATCAAAAGATGTAGCATCATCTACCAAGCTACTTGCCGATGGTATTGAGGGTTTACCAACTACGCTTGATACAGTCGTAGCTACAACTCAAAAACTAACCTCAATGACTGGGGACTTGAAGAAGTCTACCAAGCTCACTCTGGCATTAAATAATGCCTTTCTAGCGTCTGGTGCATCGACGGAAGATGCAGCGCGTGGTTTGCAACAATACAGCCAGATGTTATCTGCTGGTAAGGTTGATATGCAAAGCTGGAAAACCTTACAAGAAACCATGCCTTACGCTTTGCAAAAGACAGCCGAGTCCTTTGGCTTTGCTGGTGCATCGGCCCAGAAAGACTTTTATGAAGCCTTACGAGACGGAAAGATCACGTTTGATGATTTTAGTAAACGTCTGATTGAACTGAACAAAGGCACGAACGGTTTTGCCGAGATGGCCAAGAAAAACTCAGAGGGTATTAAGACTTCTTTCGGTAACATCGTGAACGCGGTAGCAAAAGGGATCGCAAACGTAATTGCTGAGTTTGACAAGATGAGTAAGGCAGTTACTGGTAAGAGCATTGCTCAGAACCTTGATAGTATTAAAGGAGCTGTAAATGATACCTTTAAAGTTATTATCAGTGTTATCCGCGGTGCTACACCAGTCGTTAAATCACTAGTGAGTGTATTGGGCTTTCTCAAACCTATTTTAGACCCGCTTATCGCTGTATTTACTGGTGTCGTATCAGCAGTATTGCTCTTTAAGGGAGCGATGCTTGGTCTGTCAATTATCAAGGGTATCGGTAGCCTAATTGGTACGCTTATCACTTCCCTGGTATCTCTAACCAGTACCTCGCTTGTAGCAACAGGAGCTACTACCGGACTTGCTGGGGCTTTGGCCTCCTTATCTTCTGGCGGAGTATTCCTGGTTGTCGGTGCTATTGCTGGCCTGGTGTCGTGGTTGACGCAAGAAAGCGAAGCGTCCAAGGAAGCCAAGGCCAAGAATGAAGAGTTTAAACGCTCCCTCGATGATCTACACGATAGTGTGGATAAAGGCAATGAAGCCTATAAAGACCGCAGAAATGAAATTCAGGCTACAGCCGAGGATAATGAGCGATTAGTCAAGAAGATTGACGAACTGAACGCGGTAGAGAATAAAACCGCTAGCCAGAAGAAAGAACTTGCGTCAGCAGCAGAAACCCTTAATTCACGTATTGAGGGCTTGAATATCCAGTACGACAAGGCGACCGGCACAATCAACATGACCACGGACGCGATCCGTAAGCAGATTGAGATTGCTAAGGCATCGGCTGAGATTGAGGCTGCTAACCAGAAAATGGTAGAAAATGCCAAGAAGCGCCTTGAAATCAAGGATAAGATGAAGGAACTTGAGAAGAAGTACCAGGATCTTATCAAAGAAACCGATAAAGTAGAAGGCGACGGGTTTATTAACTCTAATATTCGCGATATTGCGAAAACTGGGGTTAAGAAGAAATACAATGAAGAAGTTAAGAAGTTACAGGACGACATCAAGAAAACCGAGGAGTCCGATAACGAATTAACAAATACTATTGTTAAGAATAACGAAGCCAAGGCCAAGTCTACAGAAGATGCGTCTGGTCGTATAATCTATAACTTGACGACCATGAACGAGGAGCAGAAAAAAGCTGTAGAGATGATGCAACAAGAGTTTGCTAATCTCAAAGGTGAAGTTCAAAACGCATTCCAAGCTATCGAGCAACAGACAGCCTTATCTGCAGATCAAATGACCGCCAACCTGCAGAAGAACATCGACGCGGTTGATAAGTGGTCACAGAACCTTGAAATACTAGCTAAACGCGGGCTTGACCAAGGTCTTATCGAACAAATGCGCAAGTCTGGTCCTAAAATGGCCAATCAAACGCAGGCTCTTGTAGATGCGTCCGATGAGCAACTAGGACGACTCAACGGTAAATGGACCGAGGCGGGAGATAAAGCTAAAGAAGGCTTCCTCCGTGGTATTCGTGCTACTGGCCAAGAGTTACCGCCCGAAATCGAGAGCATGGTAACGGCTATCGGTGATGAGTTTAGGAAGGCACTAGCAGATGCGGGCTTTGAAGTTAAAGCCCGTGAAATCCCTCAAAAAGTAAGTGACGGTATTCGCTCAGGTAAAGGCGACGTCCAACAGGCAGCGTCCGAAGTCACAGAGGCATCTAAGCAGGCATTTAACAACTTACCAACAGAAGCTAAGTATAGCGGTTCGCAAGTAAGTGGTCAATATGCTCAAGGTATCACAGAGAACCAAGCATCGGCAGAAGTAGCAGTAGATGGCCTTAGAAACGCGTCTATAGGTGCTTTAGCTTCCCTCTTTGGAGATGGTCAGGTCAAAGGTGCTGAACTCAGTTCTGGTGTCGGAGCTGGGGTTGCGGGCGGTGTTGGTGTGGTGCAGGAAGCTGCCAACAGTTTAAGAAACAGTGCAGTAGTTTCGGTTGCGGGCATGTCCACAGATGGTCAAGTCAAAGGGTCGGATTTTAGCTCTGGCATAGCAAGTGGTATCGACGGAGGTCAGCATGTCGCGGTTGGTGCTGCATTATCATTAAACCAAGCTATTTCTTCTAAATTTATTTCGTTTTCAGCAGACGGCCAGCAATATGGTTCACAGTTTGGCTCTGGTATTGGCTCTGGTATCGATTTTTCAAGAGGAGTAGCTACTGGTGCATCTAATGCACTAAAACAGAGTGTTAATGCATCGGTTGATTCGCTAGGCAACGACGGACAACGTGCCGGTTCACAATTTGGATCTGGTGTTACTAGCGGTGTAGCAAGTCACAACAACGCAGTGTTTAGCGCGTCAAGCAACCTTAAATCCTCAGCTCACAATGGTATGTCTGGCGGGTACGACGGTGGCTTTAATGCAGGTACTGCTATTGGTGAAGGTATGGCCAGTGGTATCGCTTCTATGGCCCATGCGGTTATAGGTGCAGCGTCCAGTATCGCATTAAGTGCAGTGTCTTCAGCTCGGTCTACTTTGCGGATCAACTCACCATCTAAAGTATTTAGAGATCAAGTCGGTCGCGCCATTCCAGAGGGTATGGCAGTAGGTATCGAAAAGTACGGCTACTATGTAGACGACTCAATGACTGACCTCGCAAACAAGACAGTAGAATCCGGTAAAAAATACACGGACGGCTTTGGCTTTAACTTACCAGGTCGTGGTGATCTTGTTAGTGGTCTGACTGACACACTAGCTTCACGGTTTGGCTATGCAGGCGGTGGAATCTCAAACTCAAACGTCACAAACAACTATACACTCAACGCAAACGGTACAGCTAATGATAATTTCTTTAGCCCCGAAAACATGCGCAGGCTCTTGCGTGAGCTTGCTTACTATACGAATTTGGAAGGAGGTAGAATGGCATAA
- a CDS encoding distal tail protein Dit, with protein MGSFTFNGVSSTTHGLRVTSDYIISSTGSDVETVAVPGRDGDLLISKNRLKSVTIELPCTVLSNRKLTDAESDISNWLNVDGYKDLTLSWDPDFIYRSAFIETFEVSSLMKQFGKVKLNFLTYPVKFYKQGRTTQTLTNGVAINGLGNVNAKPIITLVGSGDCTLTINGRKTKLKAVQNKITLDMQANQVYSGNLQAWDKVVRSPQFQMPYLDYGRNLISWDGNFTITMIPNWGVKL; from the coding sequence ATGGGAAGTTTTACTTTTAATGGTGTTAGTAGCACTACTCACGGTCTACGAGTGACCAGCGACTATATTATCAGTTCGACTGGGAGTGATGTGGAAACAGTAGCGGTCCCTGGTCGCGATGGCGATCTATTGATCTCAAAGAACCGTCTTAAATCGGTGACTATCGAGTTGCCTTGTACCGTCCTTTCAAACCGTAAGCTAACGGACGCAGAAAGCGACATCAGCAATTGGCTAAACGTTGACGGCTATAAAGATTTGACCCTATCCTGGGACCCAGATTTTATCTACCGGTCAGCATTTATCGAGACTTTTGAAGTGTCTAGCCTTATGAAGCAGTTTGGTAAAGTCAAGCTAAACTTTTTGACCTATCCAGTCAAATTTTATAAGCAAGGCCGTACTACTCAAACCCTGACAAATGGAGTTGCGATCAATGGACTCGGAAATGTCAACGCAAAACCGATCATCACTCTTGTCGGATCTGGTGACTGTACACTTACGATTAACGGACGCAAGACCAAATTAAAGGCTGTACAGAATAAGATCACTCTGGATATGCAAGCAAACCAGGTATACTCTGGTAATTTGCAAGCCTGGGATAAAGTTGTTCGATCTCCACAATTCCAGATGCCTTACCTTGATTACGGTCGTAATTTGATAAGTTGGGACGGCAATTTTACTATCACAATGATTCCAAACTGGGGGGTTAAGCTATGA
- a CDS encoding phage tail tube protein, which yields MARYKNALRGHFIAPVTDPKVEPEKSTYLELAKWIEEIADDTDEATTSVAYYDGDGTEETTVTSVKGSYTFKGTYDKEDPAMKHIAGLKYKLGNERLVWHKIVDADGKNQAVGIATVSDIKAGSGAAAEYEEFSCKISYNSLPKISAVV from the coding sequence ATGGCACGTTATAAAAACGCCCTACGTGGGCATTTCATCGCTCCTGTAACTGATCCAAAAGTAGAGCCGGAAAAATCTACTTATTTGGAACTTGCAAAATGGATCGAAGAAATCGCAGATGATACAGACGAGGCTACAACTTCTGTAGCTTACTATGACGGAGACGGTACAGAAGAGACTACGGTTACATCTGTTAAAGGCTCTTACACTTTCAAAGGCACTTACGACAAGGAAGACCCAGCCATGAAGCACATCGCTGGTCTTAAATACAAACTCGGCAATGAACGACTTGTATGGCATAAGATCGTAGATGCTGATGGCAAGAACCAAGCAGTCGGAATCGCTACCGTATCTGATATCAAAGCTGGTTCGGGCGCTGCTGCAGAATACGAAGAATTTTCTTGCAAAATCTCGTATAATTCACTTCCAAAAATTTCAGCAGTCGTCTAA
- a CDS encoding minor capsid protein has product MIAKNDFLERLNAFINSLDLPITSRMDYLDEDESLVVYPLAGGKINKIYMDEARDVSLPFEIAVKTKDHEKANTCLWAVNEALSDLFVDIPSANGSYAFENLEVAMPFLNERDEQGYYIYLQDIQANITVFQPQKKGIN; this is encoded by the coding sequence ATGATCGCTAAAAATGATTTTTTAGAAAGACTTAATGCTTTTATCAATTCGCTTGATCTCCCTATTACGTCCCGTATGGATTATTTAGACGAGGACGAAAGCCTTGTGGTTTATCCACTAGCTGGTGGAAAGATCAATAAAATCTATATGGACGAGGCTAGAGACGTATCGCTGCCGTTTGAAATCGCAGTTAAGACAAAAGATCACGAAAAGGCTAATACCTGTCTATGGGCAGTTAACGAGGCCTTATCGGATTTATTCGTAGACATTCCAAGCGCTAACGGATCGTATGCGTTCGAAAATTTAGAAGTGGCAATGCCGTTTCTGAATGAAAGAGACGAACAAGGCTACTACATCTATTTACAAGATATTCAAGCAAACATTACGGTTTTCCAACCGCAAAAGAAAGGAATTAATTAA
- a CDS encoding phage holin: MDQITSIITSSAMSILVVLTGIVVQAVKKYLLMRGGKKAIEIVEILAKNAVNATEQVADKLDIHGSDKLEHAKASLIEGLESQNIHLTNQELNTFIEAAVKKANDEWKK, from the coding sequence ATGGATCAAATCACAAGCATTATTACATCGTCAGCAATGAGCATTTTAGTTGTATTAACCGGGATCGTGGTCCAAGCGGTCAAGAAATACTTACTAATGCGCGGTGGTAAGAAAGCGATCGAGATCGTTGAGATCTTGGCTAAAAACGCGGTTAACGCTACAGAGCAAGTTGCGGACAAGTTAGATATTCACGGATCAGACAAGTTAGAGCACGCTAAAGCGAGCTTGATCGAGGGTCTTGAGTCTCAAAATATCCACTTGACGAATCAAGAACTCAATACCTTTATTGAAGCAGCGGTTAAAAAAGCGAATGATGAATGGAAAAAATAG